The following proteins come from a genomic window of Nitrosopumilus sp.:
- a CDS encoding metallophosphoesterase, with product MLQTRIIPSKPALVLEGEKKNLIVTDIHLGFENTLKSNEIFIGKNSTINETIQELSEIIDSENPDSVILLGDIKSSIKNISRNEWEEVPLFFEEIGKKCDIILIPGNHDANIQKLIPNNISMISSTGMVEENVLLTHGHTMPSENFSHIDKIIMGHIHPVFFQEDSIMNGQRVWVSLKTEKQKIFPSKSGELEIIIVPSFNRYFYATHKKYYKKSISPIIERLEILSAKIVSLEGVILGDETIIKQVL from the coding sequence ATGTTGCAAACAAGAATTATTCCATCCAAACCTGCATTGGTTTTAGAAGGAGAGAAAAAGAATCTTATTGTTACTGACATTCATTTGGGATTTGAAAATACACTAAAATCAAATGAGATATTCATTGGAAAAAATTCAACAATTAATGAAACAATTCAAGAGTTATCAGAAATTATTGATTCAGAGAATCCTGATTCAGTAATTCTACTAGGAGACATAAAATCAAGCATAAAAAACATATCAAGAAATGAATGGGAGGAAGTCCCATTATTTTTTGAAGAGATCGGGAAAAAATGCGATATCATATTGATTCCAGGAAACCATGATGCAAATATTCAAAAATTAATTCCAAACAATATTTCCATGATTAGTTCAACAGGGATGGTTGAAGAGAATGTTTTACTAACACATGGGCATACAATGCCATCAGAAAATTTTTCCCATATTGACAAAATCATTATGGGACACATTCATCCAGTATTTTTCCAAGAAGACTCGATAATGAACGGACAGAGAGTGTGGGTTTCACTAAAAACAGAAAAACAAAAAATATTCCCATCAAAGTCAGGTGAATTAGAAATTATTATTGTACCATCGTTTAACAGGTATTTTTATGCCACACACAAAAAATATTATAAAAAATCCATTTCCCCGATAATAGAAAGATTGGAAATTTTGTCAGCAAAAATTGTTTCGCTAGAAGGAGTAATACTAGGAGATGAAACAATCATTAAACAAGTTTTGTGA
- a CDS encoding AAA family ATPase yields the protein MSLAPQELENTASKYASEAIKFDSQGARGMAITHYQHAIDSLVKLLQLYPASKLNQIYKDRCNSYHNRINALQQAHGVEPAVDPKASEEEQKKSVQRQEDENDFEDLLMKEKPNVTWDQVIGLDDAKSALRESIVYPTKRPDLFPLGWPKGMLLYGPPGTGKTMLAAATANEMDGYFINVDASSMMSKWLGEAEKNVSKLFAMARQYAEKEGKPVILFVDEVDSLLGSRNSEVGGEVRTKNQFLTEMDGVNGKGKDLMLYVIGATNKPWSLDWPFLRRFQKRIYVSLPTQEARENLFEQYTAPLSKNYKVNNSELAKLFDGYSASDIKDVCQAAQIKTVHEIFNAPDYHEPVEGEEPVQPRELTTSDFKDIMARRKPSVSLEMIRAYHKWSEEFQAL from the coding sequence ATGAGTTTAGCCCCACAAGAATTAGAAAACACTGCAAGCAAATATGCTTCAGAAGCTATAAAATTTGATTCTCAAGGAGCCAGAGGGATGGCGATAACTCATTATCAGCATGCCATTGACTCTTTGGTAAAATTGTTACAATTGTATCCTGCTAGTAAACTAAACCAAATCTACAAAGACAGATGTAACTCTTACCATAACAGAATTAACGCACTACAACAGGCTCATGGTGTTGAACCTGCAGTAGATCCAAAGGCTTCTGAAGAAGAACAGAAAAAATCTGTCCAAAGACAAGAAGATGAAAATGATTTTGAAGATCTTTTGATGAAAGAAAAACCCAATGTAACTTGGGACCAAGTGATTGGATTAGATGATGCAAAAAGTGCTTTACGTGAATCTATTGTATATCCAACTAAAAGACCTGATCTATTTCCATTAGGATGGCCAAAAGGTATGTTACTTTATGGTCCTCCTGGTACTGGAAAAACTATGCTGGCTGCAGCAACTGCAAATGAGATGGACGGATATTTTATCAACGTTGACGCATCTTCAATGATGAGTAAATGGTTAGGTGAAGCAGAAAAAAATGTTTCAAAATTATTTGCGATGGCAAGACAATATGCTGAAAAAGAAGGGAAACCTGTTATTTTGTTTGTGGATGAGGTGGATTCATTGTTAGGTTCTAGAAACAGCGAAGTTGGTGGCGAAGTGAGAACTAAAAATCAATTTTTAACTGAAATGGATGGTGTAAATGGAAAAGGAAAAGATTTAATGCTTTATGTAATTGGCGCAACAAACAAACCCTGGAGTCTTGATTGGCCTTTCCTTAGAAGATTCCAAAAGAGAATTTATGTATCTTTACCAACTCAAGAAGCAAGAGAAAATCTATTTGAACAATACACTGCACCTCTTAGCAAAAATTATAAAGTGAATAATTCTGAATTGGCAAAACTATTTGATGGCTACAGTGCTAGTGATATCAAAGATGTATGTCAAGCAGCTCAGATTAAAACTGTACATGAAATCTTTAATGCTCCGGATTATCATGAACCTGTTGAAGGCGAAGAACCTGTACAGCCAAGAGAATTGACCACCTCTGATTTTAAAGATATAATGGCTAGAAGAAAACCCAGCGTTTCCCTTGAAATGATTCGTGCATATCACAAATGGAGTGAAGAGTTCCAAGCACTTTAG
- the carA gene encoding glutamine-hydrolyzing carbamoyl-phosphate synthase small subunit has protein sequence MIFDDGTVLDGEGFGYSTTTFGEIVFNTGMVGYTEALTDPSYSGQILTLTYPLVGNYGVPDSSIKDNDGIPKFFESEKIQVRGLVVHELSLTASHWNLAMTLDEWLYNEKIPGISGIDTRELTKKIRTGGVMMAALVVSDSEINTEDIKKQLASAPRYDSEQFMDDVSTKQEKVYGNENRSVVVVDTGAKNAIIRNIREIGYKVIRLPWDTSYEKIMSYHPKGVVLSSGPGDPQKCPDTINTAKKLIENNVPTLGICLGAQIIGIAGNTETYKLKYGHRGQNKSCVNLENNQVYVTSQNHGYGITPESLQKSEFNLWFTNADDKTVEGIKHKKQKCIAVQFHPEAAPGPYDCKFVFEELQHLMEEGTSAKE, from the coding sequence CTGATTTTTGATGATGGTACTGTTCTTGATGGGGAAGGTTTTGGCTACTCTACTACTACTTTTGGTGAAATTGTCTTTAATACGGGTATGGTAGGTTATACTGAGGCACTTACAGATCCCTCATATAGCGGTCAAATTCTTACCCTGACATACCCATTAGTTGGGAATTATGGAGTTCCAGACTCCTCAATTAAAGATAATGATGGAATCCCAAAATTCTTTGAATCTGAGAAAATTCAAGTTAGGGGTCTTGTGGTTCATGAATTATCTCTTACTGCAAGTCATTGGAATCTTGCTATGACTCTTGATGAGTGGCTTTACAACGAAAAAATTCCTGGAATTTCTGGTATTGATACTCGTGAATTAACAAAAAAGATTAGAACTGGTGGAGTCATGATGGCAGCACTAGTTGTGTCTGATTCCGAAATTAATACTGAGGATATCAAAAAACAACTTGCGTCTGCACCACGTTATGATTCTGAACAATTTATGGATGATGTATCTACAAAACAAGAAAAAGTGTATGGTAATGAAAATCGTTCTGTTGTAGTTGTTGATACTGGTGCAAAAAATGCCATTATCCGAAATATTCGAGAGATTGGTTACAAAGTGATACGCCTTCCTTGGGACACTTCATATGAAAAGATCATGTCCTATCATCCAAAAGGAGTTGTACTTAGTAGTGGCCCAGGTGATCCACAAAAATGTCCTGACACCATAAACACAGCTAAAAAATTAATTGAAAACAATGTTCCGACATTAGGAATTTGTTTAGGTGCACAAATAATTGGTATTGCCGGAAATACTGAAACATACAAACTAAAGTATGGCCATCGTGGCCAAAACAAATCTTGTGTCAATTTAGAAAACAATCAAGTTTATGTTACTAGTCAGAATCATGGATATGGAATCACTCCAGAATCCCTTCAAAAATCTGAATTTAATTTATGGTTTACTAATGCAGACGACAAGACAGTTGAAGGAATAAAACACAAAAAACAAAAGTGTATTGCAGTACAGTTTCATCCAGAAGCTGCGCCAGGTCCTTATGATTGCAAGTTCGTCTTTGAAGAGCTACAACACCTTATGGAGGAAGGAACATCTGCCAAAGAATGA